GTCAACTACGCGGTGCCGGAACTGTTCGGCTACCTGCTGGCCTCCAGCGGCGCCATCGTGCTGATGATGTACCTCGTCATCGCCGTCACCCAGTTCGCGACACGACGGGCGATGCGGGCGCGGGGCATCGAGTCGCGCCTCGAATCGCCGATGTGGGCGTTCCCGTACCTGACGGTGCTCACCATCGCCGGGATCTCGGGAATCCTGCTGGCGATGGCGATCCTGCCCGGCAAGCGCCTGGAGCTGTGGTTGTCGATCGGCCTGGCGGTCGTGCTGGTCGTGTGGGGCGTGGTGCTGCAGCGCCGCGGGCAGCGCCCCACCCCGCAACCGGCCGCCATCACAGCGGACCGCACCGCCTGACCCGGAACCCGGGACCGTGCCGCGCTGCCGACCCGGCGACGTTCGGACCGGCCACGTCCTCGGCGGGACTCACCGGTCGCCGTCACCGCGCAGGATCATGCGCTCGGCGAGGCGGGCCAACTCCCGCGTCGCGGGCGAGAGCGCCGTGGACTGCCTGCGCACCAGGGCGATCGTGTCGTGCACCGGCTCCCGGAACCCCACGGTGTGCAGGTTCGGCGGGCACGCCGCGCTCTGCGCGACCGCCCGCGCCACCACGGTGTCCCCGACACCGCGCTGCGCCAGCGACAACGCCGACTCGACGTGCTCGACCTCGATCCACGGCTCCAACTTGAGCCCGGCGAGCTGCGCGCGGTCGGCGAACTGGCGCCGCGTCGGATCAGACCAGCCGTAGTGCGCGTCGTAGAGGATCAACCGGCTCGCCGCGAGATCCGCGATGCCCAACGGCTCCCGGGCACGGGCCGCATCGGCGGTGGCGAAGTACACCTCGTCGCGCAGCAGCGGAGTGACCTCCAGCCCCTCGTCGTCGATGGGCAGCACCACCAGCCCCGCCTCCACCGTGCCCGCCGCGACCGCCGCGGCGACCTCCACCGAGTTCAACCCGATCAACCGGATCCGCACGTCCGGGTAGCGGTCGTGGAACCGCTGCGCCAGATCCGACAGCAGGTAGTACCCGGCGTTGCGCAGCAACCCGAACGTCGCGACACCCCCGTGCAGCGACCGCACCGACCGCAGCGCCTGCGCACCCTCGTCGGCGGCGGCCACGGCCTGCTCCGCGTGCCCCAGCAGAGCCTCACCCGCCGCGGTCAGCACCAGCCGCCGCGCACCCCGGGTGAACAACCGGGTCGCGTGCTCGTCCTCGAGCTTGCGGATCAACTCCGACACCGACGCCTGCGCGATGCCCATGGCGGCCGCGGCCGTGGTGAACGACCCGGTCCGCGCGGCGAGCACGAACGCCCGCAACTGCTTCAACGTCACAGGAAAACCCTATGGCACGTGCAGGAACTTCTCATCTTGTCCTGTGCCAGGGTGGTTCGTAGTGTTCGCGCCATGCGCTTCGCCCCCTCCCTGCTCAGCGAACTCGGCGGCTCCCACCGCATCCTCAAAGCACCCGCCCACGACGGCCCCGCCGCCCAACGCGAACCGGCCGTGGTGCAACGGGTCTCCGACATGCTCACCACCATCGAACGCGACGGCATGGACGCAGTGCTGCGCTACGCCCGCGAACTCGACGGCTGGACCGACCCCACCGTCGAACTCGACGCCGCCACCATCCGCCACAGCGGCGACCGCCTCACCCCGGCCCACCGCGAAGCGCTCGAACTCGGCGCCCAACGCACCAGCGCCTTCGCCCGCGCCCAACGCGCCCACCTGCAGGACTTCGAAACCGAACTCGCCCCCGGCCTGATCACCGGCCACCGCTACGTGCCCGTGCAACGCGTCGGCGCCTACCTGCCCGCCGGACGATTCCCCCTGACCGCCGGCGCGTTCATGACCGTCGGCGTGCCCAAGGTCGCCGGAGTCGACACCGTCCTGGCCTGCCTGCCACCCGGCCGCGACGGCACCCCCGACCCCGCCGTGCTCTACTCCGCGCACCTCGCCGGCGCCGACCACGTCTACGTCCTCGGCGGCGTGCAAGCACTCGCGGCGATGGCGTTCGGGCTCCTCGGCGAACGCCCCGTCGACGTCCTCGTCGGCGCCGGCAACGCGTTCGTCGCCGAAGCCAAGCGCCAACTGTTCGGCACCGTCGGCATCGACCTGCTCGCCGGGCCCTCCGAAGTGGCCGTGCTCGCCGACGACACCGCCGACCCGGAACTCGTCGCCGCCGACCTGCTCGGCCAGGCCGAACACGGCGTGAACTCCCCGGCAGCGCTGATCACCACCTCCGAAACCCTCGGCAACGCCGTGATCACCGAAGTCGAACGCCAACTCGAAACACTGTCCACCGCCGAGATCGCCGGGCCCGCCTGGCGCGACCACGGCTCGGTCACCTGGGCCGCCGACACCGACACCGCCATCGCCCTGATGGACGACCTCGCCCCCGAACACCTCGAAGTCATCACCGCCGACGACGAGCACTACCACCGGGCGCTGCGCAACTACGGCTCCATCTTCCTCGGCCCCTGGTCCACCGTCGCCTACTCCGACAAGGGCATGGCAGGCACCAACCACGTCCTGCCCACCGCGGGCGGCGCCAAGCACAGCGCAGGCCTGTCGGTGTCGCGGTTCCTCAAACCGCTGACCTACCAGCGCGTCGCCGAACACGCCACACCCCGGCTCGCCGACGCCGTCGAGGTCATCTCCGACTACGAGCAGATGGCCGCCCACCGCGCCACCGCCACGATCCGCACCGCACGCCACCAGAAGGGAAAAGCCCAGAAATGAGCGGCAAGTCCGACGAGCACACCACCGACACCGCCGCCCAGGTGGCCGCCGCGCCCCGCGCCACCGGCCGCGGCGCACCCGAAGGCACCATGCACGCGCCCGCGCGCACCATGCCCACCGACCACGCCATCCGCGTCGACTCCGGCCACGGCGCCGACGAACCGGCACGCGTGGCGGGGGAGCGCAGGCAACCCATGCGCGGCTTCGAAGACACCTACACCGACATCGTCGACTACATCGTGCGGATCACCCACCGCATCTGGGAAGACCAGGACGTCGGCTACATCTACGACACCTACAGCCCCGGCTGCCGCCTGCACGGCGACAACGGCTACTCCTACGGCGTCGAGCAACTCGTCGACGGCACCATGCAGTCCATCAACGCCTTCCCCGACTGCCGCCACTACGCCGACGACGTCATCTGGGCCGGCGACCAGGACCAGGGGTTCGTCACCTCTCACCGCGCCATCAACATCGGCCACCACACCGGCCCCTGGCGCTGGGGACCCCCCACCGGCCGCAAGCTCGACACCTGGGTCATGGCCAATTGCGTCGTGCGCGACAACGAGATCTACGAGGAGTGGGTCCTCTACAACACCGCCGCCAAGCTCCAGCAGCTCGGCGTCAACGTCGTCGACGCCGCCCGCACCTACGGCAACGAAGGCGGCATCGCCCCGCTGACCGCCCGCCAGTTCAGCGAACCACTGCGCCTCACCGGCGGCCGCAAACCCGAAACGATGCCGCTGCCCACCGGCGCGTTCGACGTGGAGCAGACCGTGCGCGCCCTGTTCCACAACGTCTACAACCGCCGCGACCTGAGCATGTTCGACCGCGTCTACGCCGACGCGGTGCGCTGGCACGGCACCACCAACCGCACCGGCCGCAACCGCTCCGACGTGCGCGGGATGGCCCGCTCCCTGCTCGCCACCTTCCCCGACCTCGGCGTCGCCGTCGACGAGGTGTACTGGATGGGCAACGACACCGACGGCTACAGCGTCTCGGTGCGCTGGTCGGGCACCGGCACCCACCGCGGCTACGGCCTCTACGGCACCCCCACCGGGCGCCGCGCCCACCTGTGGGGCATGTCCCAGCTGTACTTCTCCGGCGGACGCATCGTCGAAGAATGGTCGCTGTTCAACGAATTCGACGTCCTCGCCCAACTGCTCGCCGACGAACCCCCGGCGCAACTCGGATGAACCCACGACACCCGGAGCGACCATGACCCGGGTGCACTGCGCCCAACTGGCCCCGCGCGTGGCCGACCTGCCGCACAACCGCGAGTTGTCGGCAACGGCCGTGCGCGGGGCCGCCGCGCGCGGCGCCGACGTCATCGTCCTGCCCGAACTCGTCACCTCCGGCTACCGGCTCAACTCGACCGCCGAAGCCCGCTCGGTCGCCATCGACCCCGACGACCCACTGCTGACCGAATGGGGCCGCGCCGCCCCGCACTCCGTGGTCGTCGGCGGATTCTGCGAACGCGGACCCGACGGACACCTCTACAACAGCGCCGCCGTCCTCGACCACGGCGAACTCATCGCCGTCTACCGCAAAACCCACCTGTGGGACGAGGAAAAACTCCTGTTCACCCCAGGCGACACCCCACCACCCGTGCTGAAGACCTCACACGGCCGCATCGGCGTGCTCATCTGCTACGACCTCGAATTCCCCGAACTCACCCGGAAACTCGCCCTCCACGGCGCCGACCTGCTCGCCGTACCCACCAACTGGCCACTGCTGCCACGACCCGCCGGCGAACGCGCCCCCGAAGTCGTCATCGCCATGGCCGCCGCCCGCGTCAACCACCTCGCCATCGCCTGCTGCGACCGCACCGGAACCGAACGCGGCACCCACTGGACCGAAGGCACCGCCATCATCGACCAGCAAGGCCGCGTCAGCGCCGAAACCGACACCACCGACACCGCCTGCACCGACCTCGACCTGCACGCCTCCCGCGACAAACGCCTCACCCCCCACGCCGACCTGTTCGCCGACAGACGGCCCGAGCTCTACTGACCCGCACACAACGAAAAACGGCCCACCGGAACGCTCCCCGCGATCCGATGGGCCGTTTCCCATGCCACCTCAACCCGGCTCAGAACCCGCCCGCAACGACCGGAACACGTCCAACAAGATGTGCGCCACGTTGTAGACCACAAAATCCGCGTCCTCAACCGCACCCGCCCGCGCGCTCGACACGATGCTCATCACCGCCGCACCCGCCTCCCGCGCCCGCGAGTGCACCTGCTCCTTCGCCCGAGACACCGCCGCATCACCCGGCGGCACCCCCAGCGACACCGCGAGATCGGCCGGACCGACCCACACCGCATCCACCCCGTCCACCGCCACGATCTCCGCCGCGTTCTCCACACCCGCCGCGGTCTCCACCATCGCGATCACCAGCACGTCCCGCGCCGCATCCAAGTGCTCCGCCGCCGACACCGCCCCGAAACGACCGGCCCTGCTGTAAGTCGCGAAACCCCGCTCACCACGCGGCGGATAGTGCGCCGAACGCACCACCTCCCGCGCCTCCGACGCCGACTCCACGTGCGGCACCACGACGCCCTCCGCACCCAGATCCAGCACCCGCAGCACCTGATTGGCATCCCCGCGCCCCACCCGCACCAGCACCGGCACACCATGCGCCTGCGCCAACGCGATGTGCTGCTGCAACACCACCAGATCAGCCGGACCGTGCTCGCAATCCACCAGCACGTAATCCAGCTCCGCGACCCCGGACAACTCCACCAGCATCTCCGCTGGCAACCGCAGGATCCCCCCGCGCAACCGGGCACCCGAACGCAACTTCGCCTTCAACCTCATCGCGCCACCATCCCCGCCGACAGATCCACATCCGCCGCGCACAACCCCGGCATCCGCAACATCGCCACCAACGCCGCACCCACCTCGTCCTCGGTGACCATCCGGCCCAACGCCGCACGCGACACGAACGCCGCCTCCGCATCCGCCACCGACGTCCCCGTCCGCTCCGCCTCCAACCGGAAATTCCGCTCCATCCGCGGCCCCTCCACCGGACCCGGCGACAACGAATTCACCGCAACCCCCAACGGCCCCACCTCCGCCGCCAACGTCGTGGTCAACCCCAGCACCGCCATCTTCGACGCGCAGTACGGAGTGCGACGCGCCAACGGCCGCTTACCCGACACCGACGCCACGTTCACCACATCACCCGCACCACGCGCCGTCATCGCAGGCAGAAAAGCCCGGCACATCAGGAAAGTGCCGCGCACGTTCGCCGCGAACACCGCATCCCACTCCGCGGGCTCCACCTCCGTCAACGGAGCCACCGGCCCGGCGACACCGGCGTTGTTCACCAACACCGACACCTCCTCACCGGCCAACCGCCCCGCCAACTCCGCCACCGAATCCGGATCAGCGACATCACAGGTCACCGCCAACCCCGCACCAGGCAACCCCGCGACCGTCTCCTCCAACGACCCGCGCGTACGCCCCACCGCGATCACCCGCACACCCTCGGCCGACAACGCCCGGCACATCGCCCGACCGAGCCCGTTACCGCCCCCGGTCACCAACGCCGTGCGCCCCGCCAGCTCAGCCGCGGACATGATCGGCCCACTCCAACGCCGCGTCACCGAACTTCGCCGCCCGCACATCACCGGACCGCGCATGCCCCTCGAACAACTCCACCCGAGCCGCCCGACCGCACACCGCACCGAGCTGTGCGCTCGCCACCGGATCCGTCACCTCCTGGTACGTCACCGTCTTCAAGTACTTCCCGACCCACAACCCGCCGGTGTAGCGCGCCGCGCCCTTCGTCGGCAGCACGTGATTCGTCCCGATCACCTTGTCCCCGTAGGACACGCACGTGCCCTCACCCAAGAACAACGCCCCGTAGTCGCGCATCCGCTCCAACGCCAACCGCGGCTGCTCGGTCAGCACCTGCACGTGCTCACTCGCGTACGAATCGGCCACCTCGAACGCCTCGTCGACCGACTCCACCAGCACCACCTCACCGTGATCACGCCACGCCGGACCCGCGAAGTCCACCGTCGGCATCCCCGGCAGCAACTTCTCCACGTGCTCGATCACCGCCTCCGCCACCGACCGCGACGTCGTCACCAGCACCGCAGGGGAGTCCGGCCCGTGCTCGGCCTGCGACAGCAGATCCACCGCCACCACGAACGGATCCGCGTGCTCATCGGCGATCACCAAGATCTCCGTCGGACCCGCGAACAAGTCGATCCCGACCTCACCGAACAACTGCCGCTTCGCCTCCGCGACATACGCGTTGCCCGGCCCCGCCAGCAGATCCACCGAACCCACCGACTCCGTGCCCACCGCCATCGCCGCGACCGCCTGCACACCACCGAGCAGGTGGATCTCATCCGCCCCCGCCAAGTGCATCGCCGCCACCGTCGCCGCCGGCACCTCACCGCGGATCGGCGGCGTCGCCGCCACCACCCGCGGCACACCCGCGACCTTCGCCGTCACGATCGTCATGTGCGCCGACGCCGTCAGCGGATACCGCCCACCCGGCACGTACGCACCCACCGCACCGACCGGAACGTGCCGATGCCCCAACCGCACCCCCGGCAACGTCTCCACCTCGACATCGCGCAACGACTCCCGCTGGTGCGCGGCGAAACCCCGCACCTGCTCCTGCACGAACCGGATGTCGTCGAGCACCTGCTGCGGCACCGTCGCCACGATCCGCTCGACCTCCTCCGCCGAGAGCCGGAACGACTCCGGGCTCCACCCGTCGAACCGCTCCGAGTACTCCCGCACCGCCACGTCACCGCGGTCCCGGATGTCATCGATGATCCCGCGAACCCGATCGCGCAACGCGGAATCCTCCGTCGCGGTCGGCTTCGCCACCGCACCCTTGATCACTTCGGACAACGTCGTCCTCCTCAATTCGCGGCCGAACCCCGAGCCGCCGCAGGGGGAGCGCACCGGCGCACCCACCCGGCCAGCAACCCGGCGATGACCTCAGGAACTTCCAACGGCAGCAGGTGCCCCGCACCCGCCACCAACTCCAGCTCGCAACCGGGCAACCGCGCCGCGATGTCGCGGTGGAACTCCGGCGGGCACAACGCGTCCTCGACACCGCCCACCACCAACGACGGCACCCGGACCGACCCCAGCGCCCCGCGCGCGTCGACCCGAGTGCCCTGCGCGGCCAGCTGGTCCAGGAACCGCCGCGGACCGATCCGCTCGGCCATCCCGCGGAACTCCCGCGCCGCCGCCTCCGACGGCCGCGAGTACATGCTCGGCAGGACCTCCTCGACGACACCGGCGAAATCACCCGCCCGCGTCCGCCGAGCCATCCGCGACCACCCCTGGTGCTGCGCCGGCAGGGGAGCGGCGGCGTTGGTGGCCAACGCCGCGAAACCCGCCACCCGATGCGGAGCCAGCCGCGCGACCTCGAACCCGACGATCGCGCCCAAGCTCAACCCGGCCACCAGCAGCGGACCGTCCACGGCCGCCAGCACCTGCTCGGCCATGCCGGTGATGCTCGGCGCGTCGATCCGCGCGTGCACCACCGGCAACCCCAGCGCGCCCTCGACCGGCGCCCACAGCGCCGCGTCGCAGAGCATGCCGGGCACCAGCACCACCGTCGGATCAGCCACGAGCGCGCGGCACCAGCGCGTACGGCGCCACGTAACCGTTGTGATCGATCGAGTACCCGGCGTCCGCGGCGGCCTTGACGACCTCCTCGTCCCAGTCGACGCGCACCCGCCCGTCCCCGGAGTTGATCACCACGAGCTTGCCGGTGCCCTCACCGACGTTGCGGATGCTGCGCCACGCGCCCGGCGGCACCGAGAGCATGTCCCACTCGCCGAGCTCCACCGTGACCGGCTCGTGGTCGTTGAGCGTGACCTCCCAGCGCCCGTCCTTGACCATGAGCACCTGCGTCTGCTCCACGCGGTGCCCGAGCATCCCCGCGCCCGGCTCGGC
This window of the Saccharopolyspora gloriosae genome carries:
- a CDS encoding LysR substrate-binding domain-containing protein — protein: MTLKQLRAFVLAARTGSFTTAAAAMGIAQASVSELIRKLEDEHATRLFTRGARRLVLTAAGEALLGHAEQAVAAADEGAQALRSVRSLHGGVATFGLLRNAGYYLLSDLAQRFHDRYPDVRIRLIGLNSVEVAAAVAAGTVEAGLVVLPIDDEGLEVTPLLRDEVYFATADAARAREPLGIADLAASRLILYDAHYGWSDPTRRQFADRAQLAGLKLEPWIEVEHVESALSLAQRGVGDTVVARAVAQSAACPPNLHTVGFREPVHDTIALVRRQSTALSPATRELARLAERMILRGDGDR
- a CDS encoding nitrilase-related carbon-nitrogen hydrolase: MTRVHCAQLAPRVADLPHNRELSATAVRGAAARGADVIVLPELVTSGYRLNSTAEARSVAIDPDDPLLTEWGRAAPHSVVVGGFCERGPDGHLYNSAAVLDHGELIAVYRKTHLWDEEKLLFTPGDTPPPVLKTSHGRIGVLICYDLEFPELTRKLALHGADLLAVPTNWPLLPRPAGERAPEVVIAMAAARVNHLAIACCDRTGTERGTHWTEGTAIIDQQGRVSAETDTTDTACTDLDLHASRDKRLTPHADLFADRRPELY
- a CDS encoding alpha/beta fold hydrolase, with product MADPTVVLVPGMLCDAALWAPVEGALGLPVVHARIDAPSITGMAEQVLAAVDGPLLVAGLSLGAIVGFEVARLAPHRVAGFAALATNAAAPLPAQHQGWSRMARRTRAGDFAGVVEEVLPSMYSRPSEAAAREFRGMAERIGPRRFLDQLAAQGTRVDARGALGSVRVPSLVVGGVEDALCPPEFHRDIAARLPGCELELVAGAGHLLPLEVPEVIAGLLAGWVRRCAPPAAARGSAAN
- a CDS encoding HpcH/HpaI aldolase family protein, with the translated sequence MRLKAKLRSGARLRGGILRLPAEMLVELSGVAELDYVLVDCEHGPADLVVLQQHIALAQAHGVPVLVRVGRGDANQVLRVLDLGAEGVVVPHVESASEAREVVRSAHYPPRGERGFATYSRAGRFGAVSAAEHLDAARDVLVIAMVETAAGVENAAEIVAVDGVDAVWVGPADLAVSLGVPPGDAAVSRAKEQVHSRAREAGAAVMSIVSSARAGAVEDADFVVYNVAHILLDVFRSLRAGSEPG
- the hisD gene encoding histidinol dehydrogenase; protein product: MIKGAVAKPTATEDSALRDRVRGIIDDIRDRGDVAVREYSERFDGWSPESFRLSAEEVERIVATVPQQVLDDIRFVQEQVRGFAAHQRESLRDVEVETLPGVRLGHRHVPVGAVGAYVPGGRYPLTASAHMTIVTAKVAGVPRVVAATPPIRGEVPAATVAAMHLAGADEIHLLGGVQAVAAMAVGTESVGSVDLLAGPGNAYVAEAKRQLFGEVGIDLFAGPTEILVIADEHADPFVVAVDLLSQAEHGPDSPAVLVTTSRSVAEAVIEHVEKLLPGMPTVDFAGPAWRDHGEVVLVESVDEAFEVADSYASEHVQVLTEQPRLALERMRDYGALFLGEGTCVSYGDKVIGTNHVLPTKGAARYTGGLWVGKYLKTVTYQEVTDPVASAQLGAVCGRAARVELFEGHARSGDVRAAKFGDAALEWADHVRG
- the hisD gene encoding histidinol dehydrogenase — its product is MRFAPSLLSELGGSHRILKAPAHDGPAAQREPAVVQRVSDMLTTIERDGMDAVLRYARELDGWTDPTVELDAATIRHSGDRLTPAHREALELGAQRTSAFARAQRAHLQDFETELAPGLITGHRYVPVQRVGAYLPAGRFPLTAGAFMTVGVPKVAGVDTVLACLPPGRDGTPDPAVLYSAHLAGADHVYVLGGVQALAAMAFGLLGERPVDVLVGAGNAFVAEAKRQLFGTVGIDLLAGPSEVAVLADDTADPELVAADLLGQAEHGVNSPAALITTSETLGNAVITEVERQLETLSTAEIAGPAWRDHGSVTWAADTDTAIALMDDLAPEHLEVITADDEHYHRALRNYGSIFLGPWSTVAYSDKGMAGTNHVLPTAGGAKHSAGLSVSRFLKPLTYQRVAEHATPRLADAVEVISDYEQMAAHRATATIRTARHQKGKAQK
- a CDS encoding SDR family NAD(P)-dependent oxidoreductase, encoding MSAAELAGRTALVTGGGNGLGRAMCRALSAEGVRVIAVGRTRGSLEETVAGLPGAGLAVTCDVADPDSVAELAGRLAGEEVSVLVNNAGVAGPVAPLTEVEPAEWDAVFAANVRGTFLMCRAFLPAMTARGAGDVVNVASVSGKRPLARRTPYCASKMAVLGLTTTLAAEVGPLGVAVNSLSPGPVEGPRMERNFRLEAERTGTSVADAEAAFVSRAALGRMVTEDEVGAALVAMLRMPGLCAADVDLSAGMVAR
- a CDS encoding ester cyclase: MSGKSDEHTTDTAAQVAAAPRATGRGAPEGTMHAPARTMPTDHAIRVDSGHGADEPARVAGERRQPMRGFEDTYTDIVDYIVRITHRIWEDQDVGYIYDTYSPGCRLHGDNGYSYGVEQLVDGTMQSINAFPDCRHYADDVIWAGDQDQGFVTSHRAINIGHHTGPWRWGPPTGRKLDTWVMANCVVRDNEIYEEWVLYNTAAKLQQLGVNVVDAARTYGNEGGIAPLTARQFSEPLRLTGGRKPETMPLPTGAFDVEQTVRALFHNVYNRRDLSMFDRVYADAVRWHGTTNRTGRNRSDVRGMARSLLATFPDLGVAVDEVYWMGNDTDGYSVSVRWSGTGTHRGYGLYGTPTGRRAHLWGMSQLYFSGGRIVEEWSLFNEFDVLAQLLADEPPAQLG